ACTCAGGCCAATGTACATTCATTACGAAGTGAAGTGAAACTTTATCGGAAATAGTCAGTGAAAAAACTATAACAACTGAAGAGAAAAATCACGGATCGTGGCatatgaaaaaaagacagaatcACCAGGAAGACTATGGCGGACGTAATAATCTTCGCGTAATTGGTACAGAAGAACAACCAGGGGGTGAATCCTGGGATCACTAATCAATAGCGGTCACCCAGCGATGAAGATTGAACGAGCACACCGAGTGGGTCCCGGCGTTCCCTCGTGTCCTCGGACGGTTGTTGCCAGGTTTGAGAGGCTCGGAGACCAAGAAGCAGTCGTAAGGAACGTAAGGACACTCAAAGCAACAGGAGTGTACGTACATCCATGAAAATCTGTGTGCAGCATCACACGATCTCAAGAAAAATTAATTGCCCCTCTTGAAACAAGCCTGGAAGGAGGGTGAAATTGCGTTCTTTAAGCATACAAAATTAATCATAAAGGAAAGAGCCGGGCAATGGCCGTCATCCTAGGGAGcaactggtgctggtggtgccagagctggtgctggtggtgctggagctggtggtgccggtggtgctggtgctggtggtgctggtgctggtgcagtGGTCTCTGAGGCCGATGAGGTGCCTGGCTCTGGTGGCCTGGAAGCAGATAAAGGTTTAAGCAGCCACAGATGACTCTCAGGGTCCGTAATAAGAAGTAGGCGACACCGACACTGtatgttttcttatttatttcatatatctttatatatGGATAATAACTTGTGTGTCTAATGAACTACCTTTTTCATCTCCTGATGATGAAGGGATGATAATTATTCTACTCGACACTTCTAATTTACTTCCCTCAGTAAACAACTTTCAAGAATTAGAATATGATCCTTTTGCCTTCTGTGATAAGTATAATGATGACATTGATGTAAATCGGTTCTTTGCCAACAGAAAACGCCTACATGTTCCGAGTCAGAATATGTTTATGATGACAGTCTATCACCTTCTTGCAGCAACTCTACTACTGTGTGCACCAAGAACACACGTTCACTTACAAACAAAAAATCTTCAATAATACGGAGACAAGACTAGACCTCCACCTAACATCACCCTATCATTTACCTGGATATTCGACGTATATAAAATGAAGAAATACATATGATGGAGGCGTGGCTTTACATATTTCCAGGGACTTCCACTTAATAATGCAAATACTTGATTCCTATATTGAATGCTCTGGTGTTGAAATTCATATTTCTGGTAAGAAACACCTGGTTATAATCTATAGACCTTCAAGTGGCAATATTAATATCTTCGTAAATACAATGGATGATGTTCTCACTATTGCACATGGCAAAGAACACAAAGGTATACATATCTTCGGGGATTTTAATTTGGACTTACTCAAGAGTAATGACAACGCTGTATCAGAATTTGTTAACCTGATGTaatcatttcctttatttccattaATAAATTAACGAATTAGAGTAATAAATACCTCCGCAACACTCACAGGTCACATATTATGGTCTTCACACCTGGAACACAATACTGGAAACTACATGACAAACACAGACCTAAtcaggcccctttcacacgagcggaaTCTGCCGCAGTAAAGAGTACCAACCGGGAAGGCATCTAGGTTTAATTAAAGGGCGAACTCTATAAATCCGCGGACCTTAACTCTCGTCTTTAGAAAACGGGATTATTATCAGTTTTTCTGCAATTCCTTCGCCGCTATTTGATCGATTTTAATAAGTGATACATCATTGGAAATAGGAACTAAAGCACAAGGTTTTGGTACAACGTTTTCTCTTTATTCAAGATACAATTGTCGGAAAAAAATGAATACCGTTAGATACACCAACAAAATTGGAAAAATTCTCATTATTTCAGAAAAGCAAAATTTAAAATTTCCTTGGATGGATCCTTAGTATTCTTCTTTAAGTTTGTTTGGTATTTTTTCCAGCAGCGTAGGTTATTAGATGAGAAAAAAATTGGGAGTTGACTTTTGTTAAAAGATTACATTTTGTTTTTTCCTGCTATTATGTATCGACTTATAGATCTGAAAGTAAGCGTTTATTACTTCCCCAAAGCCATACATTTCACATGAATATAATCATAATTATACGTTAATTATTTAAGACATGGCGGGCGCTCCCTTTAATCACTCATTGTGCAGAGGTGTGTTTAATGAACCCACGCAGTGCAACCTTCCTATTTGAATCACTGCATAAATCTGTATTCATTGTGTAAGACAAAACTACTAGTTTCATCATACAGGAGTCAGGAGGGCTGCTGCCGAGCCCATCAGAAGGACTGCCGCCGGGAAGATGCCACTGGCAGCTGCGGACGGGACCAAGATGGTGcgtgtggcggtggcggcggtgttggtggtggggtgtGTGCATCACCTCCCCGCCACCGCGGCAGGACAGCCCTCAGTGTTCTACGTCAACAGTGTTTCTCTTGGCAACTACTTAGAAAAACCAGGGATGACGATAGACAGCAAGGATGCCTACCTGACGATAAGCGCCAAAGATAAATGTAAGCACTCAAAATTACAATAGACGGCTTGCATTATTTCACCTCAACTGTAGTACAATAATTTATTACGATGCACTTCACGTGTTTGATCTCCCCAAACATCCATGAAATAAATGTTTTCCGAACCatcaattaacattattttaatattCACTGAGGTTGGTTTCATCACGTCTCTTTATGTGGATCATGTACTTTCTGAACACTCAAATGTTCAATGTCAAGACCAGCACCTGATCCACTGAGTATACCTTCTTAGGCCTCGCCAGAGCAGGCCGGGTAAGTCGTGAGGCCGTGAGTTCTCCCGTTTCTAAGCCCGGTGATTAACACTTTCCTCgtctcatcctcctctgcacaggCAGCTGCCGGGCCGCGTGCCGGACACATCCTCGCTGCGTAGCCGCTGCCATAGTGCCTGATGGGCAGGCATGGCAGTGCCGTCTGGCCGACGAGGGACCAATCTTCATTAACGTCACGGAGGATCCCGAAGCGACCTATGTCTTCTGGGAGAGTACGTTTTTAGTTTACCTTATTTAatatttcatttcctttttccataATCTGCAACAACGAGCTGTTATTTGCCTGCTTCAGTTTCATCTGTTTCCTGTTCCATCACAGAATCACTGCCAGAGAATCTCTATTTCGGATTGGGAAAGGACAGAATGCTGTACCTGGTCGAGAAGTTCAGAAACAAAACATTCCAAGAAGCCAAAAACTTTTGCAGACGCATTCCTGGACACCGACTGGCCATGACAAAAACCAGGAATAGTTTTGACGCGTTGGTTGACATCATTAAGGAAACCGGTATGTTGTTTCCTGTGCTAAGTCAGGGATAATTAGGAGTGCTATTATTTGTAGGGCTATTATTTGTATAGTTTTAGGAACGAGTCAAGGGATAACTGTGATAAAGCCATTTTGGGCTGAACACTACAAGAACAACATTCCTGTTACACTAAATTCAATTAGTCACGCTGCTACAACCACCgaatgattatttttttatgaacttaatttttctttcacCTGAACATGTTTGAGCTATTGCCTTCACTTTGCGATTCCAGCAATCTAAACTACCCTGGCCTCACTCTTGCCCGTCGCGCACTTCTTGGCATTCTTTCTACACTCCTGCTCTGTGGAAATGTTTCAACAATAAGCTTGCAAGTTACTGGTCCATCTGGAAAGCTACATATTTCAACATATTGCTGATATAAATTCTTCTCAAAGCACGCCTCCGAAAGACTGGTTCCGTGGAGGACACATTGTCGGCTATCACTCACAGTCCTCTGTCTGCTCACTTTCTTGCGTAGCGTGACCAGAATATGGCACAACAGCTGTCCTTCATGCTGCCAGTGAGCGCGGGGCAGGGTGATGAACCGCGATCGGTAGGCCTGTGTCATGCACCTGCAGGAAACAGACCTTTCCCGAGCGTTTCCATTTGTTTCTGTCTTGTGTCTTTAGTGTTCAGTCTTGATGTAAACGATCTAAACACGTATTTCCCATTGTCACTTTTgctctcctcttgtttttcctcttacaTTTATATATGAACCTTTACCTTTTCTAATTGCCTTTATTATGTCATATTTGTTCTCTTATTCATTTGCAGTTTTTCTTATCCATTATAGTATTTATTAATCCATTTTAGAGTTTATTAACACTGTCTCAGTTTCTCTTTCGACGCTTCTCACTTCCGTTGCCAGAACCTTGGGCAGTGTTAATGCTTAAGGTCCATATGCCATGACGGACGCACTGACTGAAATAATTCGCTTTAGCCACAGCGGTAAAGAGTTTCTCAGTATCCTACTTTGTTTTCAGAAAGTTCTCCAGCCCaggatcatgtttttttttttcagtttgaatAAGAATGCTGAGTGGGTTTGTGCCAGTTGTCCTAAATATCAATATTCAGTAACTGTTTCTAGAGTTTGTTCTTGGGTGACTATTTATTTGATCTGTACATAATCATTGAACATAACTTTAGTCTTTTTCTCATTCGTCTTCAGCTCACATGTACACCTTCCCTGTTAAGTGCCTCTGTTATCCGATGCCGTTCATCATATGGCTCTCTGAGGGGAACAGTATCACCTGCGTATCAAATATTACCTGGTTATTCGTTGTTGCTCCTCCAGTTAAGATTTTTAAAAATATTTCTTCTAAGTATGCCGTAGGTAGTCATGGGTATACGGCATCGCCCTGTCATACTCCTTGTTTTAATGAAACATCTCCGGTATCTAAATGGAGTATAATAGTCACCGGTCCATTCCTGTAAATATCTTCAAGAATCATTCTGGAATAGTTTCCACTTGTTTCCACAGAGTCGTAGTCAACGAATGCCACTAAAGGTGTTGtctgtattaatttatttttcctgcTACTTGATTCACCACTTCGGTGCGATCCGGGGGCTAGAACTCACTTGGTA
This sequence is a window from Eriocheir sinensis breed Jianghai 21 chromosome 40, ASM2467909v1, whole genome shotgun sequence. Protein-coding genes within it:
- the LOC127009262 gene encoding uncharacterized protein LOC127009262 isoform X1, which encodes MALYTLHGRCSEQTCFPELQYLVLNKCNQSLDVDIHKNFHHTGVRRAAAEPIRRTAAGKMPLAAADGTKMVRVAVAAVLVVGCVHHLPATAAGQPSVFYVNSVSLGNYLEKPGMTIDSKDAYLTISAKDKCSCRAACRTHPRCVAAAIVPDGQAWQCRLADEGPIFINVTEDPEATYVFWEKSLPENLYFGLGKDRMLYLVEKFRNKTFQEAKNFCRRIPGHRLAMTKTRNSFDALVDIIKETGHAWVWIDLRQQDETDKNSLVWGDNTTYSVTNIMLIVLSRGCPFILTWWGIIRESCYDGRWIAACQADPLGLGD
- the LOC127009262 gene encoding uncharacterized protein LOC127009262 isoform X2: MPLAAADGTKMVRVAVAAVLVVGCVHHLPATAAGQPSVFYVNSVSLGNYLEKPGMTIDSKDAYLTISAKDKCSCRAACRTHPRCVAAAIVPDGQAWQCRLADEGPIFINVTEDPEATYVFWEKSLPENLYFGLGKDRMLYLVEKFRNKTFQEAKNFCRRIPGHRLAMTKTRNSFDALVDIIKETGHAWVWIDLRQQDETDKNSLVWGDNTTYSVTNIMLIVLSRGCPFILTWWGIIRESCYDGRWIAACQADPLGLGD